The Halotia branconii CENA392 region TGCAACGAAGCGATCGCCATTCCCCACTCTACCCAATTGCCTTGCTTTTGCCGCAGTTTTCGCAGCAACTCTTGTGTATTATCATTAGCAGGATTTTGAGGATTGGGTGATAAATCAGTCATGGCGTGGGAGCTTCAACTTAAAAGATAATTGATACTTCATCAGCAAATCTTATTGTAATCTTTAACAGCGGACTATCTCTACACCCTACCGCTAGACAAAATTATGAGTTATGAATAATACACATAAGGTTAAGTGGGAGCAATTTGTCAGTGGTTAGTAGTCAATGGTCAGTAGCAAAGATTAAAGATGTTTTTAAGATTATGAGGTGTTAAAGCATATCAAAAACAATACTTCGACAAGCGGTAGTTGAATCTCTACTTCGCCGCAGTTGAACGCAGTGGAAACTCAGTACATCCCTAACAACTGACAACTGACAATTGACCCGCATAACGTAAATTTACGCAAGGCTGAATTGCTATTCTCAATTACTTTGGGTATGGAATGTAACAATATGGTGAATATTGATAATAATTATTTTATGAATAACCTCAATTCCGAAATTCATACAAGTCGCCGTCCATTAGCAACTATAGAGCGACCAAAAAAGCTAAAAATATTAGTAGTTGATGATGAACCAGATAATCTCGATCTGCTTTATCGTACCTTTCGGCGAGACTTTAATGTTTTAAAAGCCGATAGCGGGATGAACGCCTTAGAAGTTCTGGCAGCAGAAGGAGAAGTAGCAGTAATCATCTCTGATCAACGGATGCCAGAAATGAAAGGTACTGAGTTTCTCAGTAAGACTGTACCTCAGTTTCCGGATACGGTAAGAATAATCCTCACTGGGTTTACAGATATTGAGGATTTAGTAGAGGCAATTAACGCTGGACAGGTTTATAAATATATCACCAAGCCTTGGGACCCAGGTGAACTCAAGGCAGTGGTGCAAAGAGCCGCAGAAACTTATGACTTACTCAAGCAACGAACAGAAGAATTGCGCCGCGCTAATGCCCAAATGGCACTGCTGACTGTTTTGGTAGGGGTTACACAAGCTGCTCATAGCTTAGATGAAACTCTCACACCAATTGCTACAGCTTTTAGTGATAGTTTTGACGCTGATGGTTGTATTTTGCAGCTAATAGAGGAAAATACCTTAGTTGCGACTCAAGGCTCTTACAGTCCTGAAGGCAAGCTAAATAACTGGTTAGATCAAGATTCCCTAACTCGTGAAGCGATCGCTACTGGAAAAATGCAAGTTTCTTTGAATGTAGCCAAAGATGCAAAATTAGCTGGTGTAACTCACTACCAAGACAATAATGTGCAAGCACATTTAGTTATTCCAATTACTTACCGAAATGATATGTTAGGGGTACTATCGTTACAATGGCAACAGCCTTGTTCTTTGCGAGAAGATGAATTAACCTTAATTCATTTATCAGCAGAACTAGTAGCGATCGCCCTGACTAGTAGCCGCTGCCATCAAACAAAAATGTAGCTTAGTGGCAAGTAGTCAAAAGAAAAAACAACTGACTAATTAATGTCTACTGAAATTCGCGCCATTTTCGACCGTATTGCCCCAGTTTATGATCAGTTAAACAATTGGTTAAGTCTGGGGCAACATCGTATATGGAAGGAAATGACAGTCAAATGGAGTGCCGCCAAACCGGGAGATACAAGTCTCGACTTGTGTTGCGGCAGTGGTGATTTAGCTTTACGTTTGGCAAGGCGTGTGGGAACGACCGGACAGGTGTATGGTGTGGATTTTTCGCCCAATCTCCTAGCAACTGCAAAACAACGCTGTCAAAGCTATTACCCTCAACCTATAATTTCTTGGGTTGAGGCTGATGTCCTAGATTTACCCTTTGAAAATAATCAATTCGATGCCGCTACAATGGGCTATGGCTTAAGAAATGTTGTAGATATTCCCCGTAGTCTCCAAGAATTACATCGAGTTCTCAAACCGAGTGCGAAAGCAGCAATTTTAGACTTTCATCGACCTAGCAATCCCCAACTGCGCGCTTTTCAACAATGGTATCTAGATAATATAGTTGTACCAATGGCCAAGCAGATGGATTTAAAAGATGAATATGCATATATTAGTCCTAGCCTAGATCGCTTCCCCACAGGGAAAGAACAAGTAGAACTAGCTCGTCAAGTTGGTTTTGCAGCAGTCACACACTACCCCATTGCGAACGGTATGATGGGAGTATTGGTAGTCAAAAAAATGAGTGATGAATGACGAGTTAAGATTGATGAATTTATCAAGTATGAGTAGTGTCTCATATCTAAGTTCTAATTCTTAACTTTTAATTTATACATTCTTAACTTTTTTAATTCTTCCCTTGGACTGGTCTCATCTTTGGCTTTATGTGTCTCCCCCCATACTTGGTGGAGTTATTGGCTATTTCACCAATGATATAGCCATCAAAATGTTATTTCGTCCCTACAGAGCAATTTATATTGGGGGGCGAAGAGTACCATTCACTCCTGGATTGATTCCTCGCAACCAGGAACGTTTGGCTCAAAATATTTCTAATACAATTATGCGATCGCTGTTAACGCCAGAAGAATTACAAAATTTGGCGCGCCGTTTATTACAAACCGAACGCGTACAAGCAGCAATTTTGTGGTTGCTACAAATGGCAATCAAACAAATTAAAACAGATCAAGATGAAAAAAGCGCTAAAATTGTAGCGGGAATTTTGCGTGATTTGTTAGGTGAATCATTACCACGTCTGTTAAAAGTCTTAGCACGGCGGGAAGATTTTTTAGAAGCGCAGATCAATCAAGTTTTTGATCAAATATTACTGGAATTGCAATTAAGCGAAGAACAAGCTACAAGGTTAGCTGATTGGTTATTACAGGTAGTTATACCACCAGATGTATTACGTCAGACAATTATTGATTTTTTAACTGATCGCACCATTGGAATTGTTGATGAAAGCTTTCGGGAAAAGACTAGCGGGACGTATTGGGTAGTAGCAAATCTATTTGGCTTACGTAATACTCTTACGAGACTAAGAACTTTTTGCTTAGATGAAAAAGAAGCAACTAATCAGCGTTTGCAAGAATTAATTCAAGATTTGCAAATGCGCGATCGCCTCAAAAAAATCTTGCAAAATTTATCTTTGCAAAATTTGCCAATTGGTACTGTACGCCAATTACGCAAGACTACGCGTGAAACTGTGCGTCATTATGTACAAACTAGTGGCGGTGATTTGCTACAAGGATTAACAGACTCGGTTAATTGGGAAAATATTGCTTCGTTGCTACTTAATCGCCTTAGCAATTCGCCTGTAATGAGTTCTTCTTTAGAAGTGGTAAGCCAAGAGTTAGCTTTTATTTTAGAACGGTATTTGGAAAAAGATTTAGAAGCGATCGTAGCGCAAGTAATTCCTATTTTGTCAATAGATCAGGTAATTGTTGACCGTGTCAAGTCAACTTCACCCGCCGATTTAGAAGCTGCAATTGAGGGAATTGTCAAAAATGAGTTACAGGCGATTGTGACTTTAGGTGGTGTTTTAGGTGTGGTTGTAGGATTATTTCAAACAGTGTTTTTATTCTTGAATCAACTGTAAATCAAGTGACAAACTGTAAAAATGACCACACCATATAAAGTTGTCAATTTTTTTTACTAACTAAACTTTTATCAGCTATTTAGGTTTGATCGATTCATTGGTGTTTTTGTATTCCACACTTGTTCAAATTCGGCTTTAGTAATGCCAAACTCTTCGATATCCTCTTTACCTAGAGGTTTATCGCATAACATTCCATAATTATCTAAAAAGTGGCTACCATCATAAAATAAGACATTGCCATTTTCGTAAACCTCTATTTGTCTAACAGCACACAAGTCATGACCAACTTCCATAAAGTAGGTGCTAGTACCCCAAGCGTCATAGTCACCTCCTAGTGATTCATCCCAGAACCATTTGCAGTATTGCTTGATCTTTTTTGATAGAGACATAATTGTTTACTCATCTGAGGGATTATTACTTTCAAGCTACTCTACAATAATGTGTTTATTGTGAGTTTAACCAAGAGTATCTTGAAAAGTTAAATACAGAAAAATGTTTTTGTAAGACAAAAATCTACTAAAAGTGGGCAGTGATCAATAATTAGTTTTACACCTTTAGATTGCTTTTCCCTAACCTTGTTTAGGTGTCTGCAAGAGAAAGCATCAACGGTAATACTATGATCTTACCATACTCTTCTCAACTTCTTTAATTGTTTAAGCTCTGTTTTCACTACCAGCTAATTTTCTTGATTCATAGTGACGGCAAGTTTGACAAGGGCCGCTGGGGTTAACAGCACAACGAATATAGCCAGACTGGGCATTGAATTTGCAACTAATGTCGCCAATCAGGTAACCTACACCTTCTAGATAGTAGCGATCGCTTTCAGTAGATGGAATGTTTTGCCGTACTCTGACTCCTGACAAATTTAGCGCAGCTTGCCTTAGCCGTGAGTGTGTCCGCAAGTGGGTTTTGCGGATCACCCACAGGGAAATTAGGGACGGTAAAAAACCAACAGCAATCACTAAAAGTGTCTTTAACATTTCTGTTTACCTCTTTTATGCGCTGATTGTTCATCCCTGATGTTGCACTCTCAGAAAGAACGAAAGTCTAACTTTTTAGGGCAGTTCTGCCTCTTGACTTGCAAAACCAGCTGTTCCCAAGGCTATGAAGCTGAGAAAGTTGTTGTAGATTATGGCATCTAGAGACTTAGGGTAATCATTACCTGATACCATTTCTATCAGCATAACTGTTACAACCAAAGGCCTGATCTGTAATTGAATCTTTATAATTTTAAGATTTGTTAATCAGTGTCTCTTGTTCTGAATGAAAGAAGCAGGAAGAAGTAGGAAGAAAAATCTTCCCTCTTCTTGATCAGCATTAGCCGTACTCTATTTATCGCTGAGAGACCAATTTTTTTCTTTTAGTTTGCTGACGAAGTTTTTGGGCTAACAGCGCAGCTTCTCTTTCTGCTCGGAATAAATCAACTTTCCGCGTAGTGATAATCAATGACTCATCTGGCTTTTGTTTCACCCAAGGCACACTAACTGTCAAATACTTGCAAATGCTTTTGCATGGTTTACCATTCTCTTGTAGATAATTTGTTTGAGTGTTAAGAGTACTGGCTATTGCCTTTAACTCTAATATCTTTACTTCTAACTCGGCTGCCATTTGATTGATACTTTGTGCTTGTGCTATCAAATGCTCCCATCCATTGATGATATTTTCTTGCTGGGGTTGTAATGGCACTATGGCGTTATTTACCGTTATCACCTGTGATAAGGATAATGGAAGCGAGATCGTATTACTATGGCTTTGTTCGATTGTTTTCATGGTTTCTCCTACAAGACTAAAGAGCTTGTAAGGCATTCTATCAAATAGTTAGTACAAATGTACCAAAAATTATATTGATGGTGAAACGGTATTACGCAGAGGCGCTTTAGTTAGTAAAAAGGTCTAATGCCCAGGGATTAGGGACTAAAGTGGTGTATTTCATCCAGATAAAAACGCCATAGCAATCCTATTTGATTTGTGAAAATTGGGAGGCTCAGATCCCTGATTTCTTTGAAAAGTCGGGGTTCTTATTGTTCACAAATGATTTAGGACTGCTATAGGACTCCTATTTGATTTTTGAACACGATTCAGTACATATCTATCCCTTCTTAACTGTTCCCTGTTTCCTGTTTCCTGTTCCCTACCTACACAAATAAATTCACCGAATCAAACCGGATTACTATATATATTTAATGATTTAAATAGTAAATTAATGAAAATTAAGATTTAGTGATATGGTTTTAAGTTTAAAAATAATTATTTCTTTGATAACTTTTACGCCATCTTTCCAGATGATTGATAGATACATATTTACTGAGAACGTTAACACCATTTCCTCTCCATTCAACTTCTGAATCAGTTGTGAAAACACCACATTCTAATTGTTCTAGATTAATATCCCAATATTCACTAAATCGACTTTTTAAAGTAATAACTTGCTCAAATACTTTGTTTCTATGTTTATTTCTTCTTTTCCTTTCTGTTGCCCCTGTTGCTTCTGTATCAATAAACTTAGTTTCAATTAAAAATAGATTACCTTGAAATGTAAGATAGACAAAATCACATTTACCTAAATCTGTATAATCTGCAATTGGAGATTTTTCAAATAACAATAATTCACAGCATGAAGGAAACAATGATTTTATATTCAAAAATAAATAAGCTTGTAAAAGAAGTTCGTTATCATAAGGAAAAACGATAACCCCTTCAAAAAATTGTTTAATGTCTTGCTGAGTCTGAGGCTGAATTTTTTTACAATAAGAAACAAATTGATATAAATCGTTGGCAATCATCCAGTTTTAACTCCTTCCCCTAGCTCTAACCTAAGTCTTCATAGCATAAAAAGATACCATTTTATACATAAAAATATCATCCGCATAAGTAACTAAAAAAACTAAAAAGACTTAATATACTTAAGTTTATATACTGTTGACTTAAATTTAAGGTAAGTATTACTAAATACTTACAAATAAATATTTATACGAAAACTATAATTTTTCTACTTAGTAATACTAAGTAAGTCGGTGAAATAAAATCAAACTCTTTCTCCCCCTGCTCTTGGTCACTGAGCGTCCTTCGACTTCGCTCAGAAACCATAGTCGAAGTAAGCCGAAGTGCTGCCCCCTGCTTTATTCCAATGATAATTATTGACATCAACCTACTTATCTTCAAGTTAGTTACATGCTAATTGCCCAATACTTTGTCGGCAAAGAAAATAAGAATAACAATCTATTAGCTGCTAATCAAAGATTTTAGGTGAGCAGTAAATCTAGCATTTTGTAGAGCTTGAACTGTGATTCGAGAATCTTGCACACAAAATTGCCAACCTAAACGAACTAATTTCCGAGAATTTTCTGCTTGTACAATTCCAATTACCGGCATTTTGGATTTTTCTTTATCCCCTGAATGTTCTTGTAAAACTGTTTTCAAGCGGTGCAATTCTTCAATATCGCCTGCTTGTTGAGGATTAAGTTCCACCATCACCATTTGTACTGTTTCTACTGGTTCTGCATCTTCAACTATTAATTGAGTTTGGTCATCCCGTCGGTCTATTTTACCCCAAATAATCAATCTAGTATCAACTTGTAGGAGAAAATCTATGCGTTCATAAGTTTTAGGAAAAACCACTGCTTCGGATTGGGAAGTCAAATCTTCGATTTGCAAAATGGCCATTGGGTCGCCTTTTTTAGTTATGACTTTTTTCACGTTATTGAGCATCACAACTGCACACAGCTTTGTATCTTCTCTTTGATCTCCCAACTGTGAAAGGTTAATCGGCGTGAGTAATGGTGTTATTTGTCGGAGAGATTTTAGTGGATGATCTGATACATAAAATCCCAACAATTCCTTTTCCATCCGTAATTTTTCTTGGGGAGGAAAATCAAGAACAGGGCTAGCTTTGGGAACCGCTTCAAAACCTTTATTGGTTTTATTATTAGTATTAGAAAATCCACCTAATAAATCAAAGAGATTTCCTTGACCGCTAGCTCGATCTTTGGCACGAGATTGAGCCCAATCGTAAACTAGTTCTAAGTCTTTGATTAATTGCTGGCGATTTGATTCAATTTTGTCAAAGGCTCCACAATAAATTAGTGATTCTAAAGTCCGGCGATTAACTGCCCGCAGATCTAAACGATCGCAGAAATTAGCAAGTGATGTGAACTCCCCTCCTGCATTTCTGGCTTCTAAAATAGAGGCGATCGCATTTTGTCCCACATTTCGCACTGCCGAGAATCCAAACAAAATTTTCCCGGCTGCTGGGGTAAAATCTAGACCGGAACGATTAATATCTGGCGGATCTATTTGAATACCCATATTGGTACAGTTATTAATATATTTCTGCACCTTGTCTGTATCGCCACTGTTAGCCGTCAACAGTGCTGCCATGTACTCTAATGGATAATTAGCTTTTAAATATGCAGTTTGATAAGTGACATAACCGTAGGCAGTTGAATGAGATTTATTGAAACAATTGGCGGCTACGAAATTGTTTTTGATGGCAAAATTATGGTCACGCTCAACGCCAATGTCATAAACATTTTCTTTACCTATATATTTCCGAGTGATTATTTTAACCATTTTCTCAGATCTCTTGGAAATCAAGTTTGTAAAATTAACTTATAAATTAACCAGGATTGTATTCTAGCTCATAGCCAATACCCAATCCTCTGCAATATGTACTAAAATCAATGACTTGAGTCACAAAGAGAGCAATCATGGCATCCATCCGCGATCTGCACGAACAGCTAATTAAAAAAGAACGTTCTGCTGTTGAGATTACCCAAGAAGCTTTAGACCGCATTCAAGTGTTAGAGCCAAAATTACATAGTTTCTTACATGTAACAGCACAACAGGCGTTAGAACAGGCTAAGGCTGTGGATGCCAAAATTGCTGCGGGCGAAAAAATTGGACTGCTTGCAGGTATTCCCGTTGGCATTAAGGACAACATGTGTACCAAGGGGATTCCTACTACTTGTGCCTCGCGGATTTTAGAAAATTTTGTCCCACCTTATGAGTCAACAGTCACACAAAAACTCGCTGATGCGGGGGCAGTAATGGTAGGTAAAACCAACTTAGATGAGTTTGCAATGGGTGGTTCTACAGAAAATTCTGCTTACCAAAGCACAGCTAATCCTTGGGATTTATCAAGGGTTCCGGGGGGGTCTTCTGGTGGTTCCGCAGCAGCGGTGGCGGCAGAAGAATGTGTTGTATCTCTTGGTTCTGATACTGGCGGTTCGATTCGGCAACCTGCATCTTTTTGTGGTGTAGTGGGGATGAAACCGACTTATGGTTTGGTTTCCCGCTACGGCTTGGTGGCTTTTGCGTCGTCTTTAGATCAAATTGGGCCATTTGGACGCTCAGTAGAAGATACTGCAATATTATTAAATGCGATCGCAGGTTACGATCCTCAAGATTCCACTAGCCTGAAAGTGGAAATTCCCAACTACGCTGCCGGTTTAAAACCAGATTTAAAAGCTAGGGGTAAGCTGCGAATTGGTGTGATCAAAGAAACATTTGGCGAAGGCTTGGACTCTGTTGTAGAACAAGCTGTTACCAAAGCAATTGATCAATTACAAAGTTTGGGAGCCGAAATTCACATAATTTCTTGTCCCAACTTCCGCTATGGCGTACCTAGTTATTACATTATCGCCCCATCAGAAGCATCAGCTAACTTAGCACGTTACGATGGTGTTAAATATGGCTTGCGTGTACCAGATGCGGATAATCTGCTGTCTATGTATACTCGCACCCGTGCTACTGGTTTTGGTGCAGAAGTCAAACGCCGGATTATGATTGGAACCTACGCTCTTTCTGCTGGTTATTATGATGCCTACTATCTCAAAGCCCAAAAAGTCCGCACCTTGATTAAACAAGATTTTGAAAGAGCTTTTAAGACAGTTGATGTCTTAGTGTGTCCCACTGTTCCTACAACTGCTTTTAAAGCAGGGGAAAAAAATACTGATCCTTTGAGTATGTATTTGCTGGATTTGATGACGATTCCTGCAAATCTTGCTGGTTTACCTGGTATAAGTGTACCTTGTGGTTTTGATGATCAAGGTCTACCCATTGGATTGCAACTCATTGGTAAAGTGCTGGGGGAAGATCAATTAATTAAAGTAGCTTATGCTTATGAGCAATCAACTACTTGGCATTTGCGTCAGCCGAATTGTAATGAGTGATTAATTGCAATACAACAACAAACCACAGAGAACTCAGAGGACACTGAGCTTTAAGGGTTTAGGAGTTTTTTATTTTTTTAGCCCCAGGCTTTTAGCCTACGGGGCTTTGTAAGAATTAAGCTGGTTTTAGCAAATCCTGGGCTGAGGATGAAGGTGAATTAACATTCTTTTGCAGCTGCGCTACAATTTCGAGTGTAGCGATTTGGTTCTGTAACCAATTTGTAAAGAAATCACCTATAATTTGCAAACGTCGTTGTTCGTCTAATTGTGGTTTAATGATCTCCTCAACTGCAATTATATGTACTCCTTTTGGTGTAATTATTGGCTTGAGAATCTGTGGGGGAGTGGCAGCAAAAACTGCCGCTGCAATTTCTGGTCTCAAATCAGTACGGTAACGGATTCCTTGATAACCCCCTGCACGGCGGCTTTCTAGATTGTCGATATATTGACGAGCAATTTCTTGAAAACTAATTTCACCTTCTTGCAGAGCATAAAATAGTTCTAAAGCTAAGTCTTCATCATCTAAGATAACTTCATAAGTTACGGCTCCAGAATAATCAATTTGGTGAGCGTAAAAAAATGGTTCGACTTTATCTGCAAATAGATGATTAGCTAACTTTGCAGATAAGATAGTTATTTTAGCTATTTCTTCAAAATCATCTAAAGAAAGATGATGTTTTTCTAACCACGACCAAGTATCCTCAGCTTTGGTTAGGTTGTTAGCTAAGCGCATACTATCTGCTGCTTGTTGCAGTTCTTCTGTATCAACTGTGATTCCTGCTGCTTCAGCTGCATCTATAATAACTTTTTTAGTAGCGATCGCTTCTAACATCCCAGGAATTTGACAAGACAATTTGATATGGTAAATAATGTCTTCACTAGAAATTTCTAAGATATTTGACATTATGCCAATCCTCCAAAAATAAATTAATTTGGAATTACTTATGAAAAATTTTCTGGTAGAAAATTATGATTTTTATCATGCTCTCTTAATCTCTTGGTTTCTGTCTCTATCTAATGGTACTTTTAGTATTTAACGTCATTACTAATATAAGTTTGTCTTTAATAGTGTAGCATTGCTGGTTTTTACAGTATAGACAACAAACTAAATTAAAAGACAAAACTATTTATGTCTGTATTTTATAATTAATGTATTTACACATCATATCTTTATAAAATTGTTTATTTAAAAAAGAAATAGCAATGTAATAATGTAAAAGTGAATTTGACTATCAATTTCTCAGTCAACTCGCTATAGCGATTTTCTGATGAATTAAATATACCGCTCTAGTAGCATGACAAGCTTAAA contains the following coding sequences:
- a CDS encoding peptidylprolyl isomerase, with translation MSNILEISSEDIIYHIKLSCQIPGMLEAIATKKVIIDAAEAAGITVDTEELQQAADSMRLANNLTKAEDTWSWLEKHHLSLDDFEEIAKITILSAKLANHLFADKVEPFFYAHQIDYSGAVTYEVILDDEDLALELFYALQEGEISFQEIARQYIDNLESRRAGGYQGIRYRTDLRPEIAAAVFAATPPQILKPIITPKGVHIIAVEEIIKPQLDEQRRLQIIGDFFTNWLQNQIATLEIVAQLQKNVNSPSSSAQDLLKPA
- a CDS encoding response regulator codes for the protein MNNLNSEIHTSRRPLATIERPKKLKILVVDDEPDNLDLLYRTFRRDFNVLKADSGMNALEVLAAEGEVAVIISDQRMPEMKGTEFLSKTVPQFPDTVRIILTGFTDIEDLVEAINAGQVYKYITKPWDPGELKAVVQRAAETYDLLKQRTEELRRANAQMALLTVLVGVTQAAHSLDETLTPIATAFSDSFDADGCILQLIEENTLVATQGSYSPEGKLNNWLDQDSLTREAIATGKMQVSLNVAKDAKLAGVTHYQDNNVQAHLVIPITYRNDMLGVLSLQWQQPCSLREDELTLIHLSAELVAIALTSSRCHQTKM
- a CDS encoding DUF6464 family protein, producing MLKTLLVIAVGFLPSLISLWVIRKTHLRTHSRLRQAALNLSGVRVRQNIPSTESDRYYLEGVGYLIGDISCKFNAQSGYIRCAVNPSGPCQTCRHYESRKLAGSENRA
- the gatA gene encoding Asp-tRNA(Asn)/Glu-tRNA(Gln) amidotransferase subunit GatA → MASIRDLHEQLIKKERSAVEITQEALDRIQVLEPKLHSFLHVTAQQALEQAKAVDAKIAAGEKIGLLAGIPVGIKDNMCTKGIPTTCASRILENFVPPYESTVTQKLADAGAVMVGKTNLDEFAMGGSTENSAYQSTANPWDLSRVPGGSSGGSAAAVAAEECVVSLGSDTGGSIRQPASFCGVVGMKPTYGLVSRYGLVAFASSLDQIGPFGRSVEDTAILLNAIAGYDPQDSTSLKVEIPNYAAGLKPDLKARGKLRIGVIKETFGEGLDSVVEQAVTKAIDQLQSLGAEIHIISCPNFRYGVPSYYIIAPSEASANLARYDGVKYGLRVPDADNLLSMYTRTRATGFGAEVKRRIMIGTYALSAGYYDAYYLKAQKVRTLIKQDFERAFKTVDVLVCPTVPTTAFKAGEKNTDPLSMYLLDLMTIPANLAGLPGISVPCGFDDQGLPIGLQLIGKVLGEDQLIKVAYAYEQSTTWHLRQPNCNE
- a CDS encoding OB-fold nucleic acid binding domain-containing protein gives rise to the protein MVKIITRKYIGKENVYDIGVERDHNFAIKNNFVAANCFNKSHSTAYGYVTYQTAYLKANYPLEYMAALLTANSGDTDKVQKYINNCTNMGIQIDPPDINRSGLDFTPAAGKILFGFSAVRNVGQNAIASILEARNAGGEFTSLANFCDRLDLRAVNRRTLESLIYCGAFDKIESNRQQLIKDLELVYDWAQSRAKDRASGQGNLFDLLGGFSNTNNKTNKGFEAVPKASPVLDFPPQEKLRMEKELLGFYVSDHPLKSLRQITPLLTPINLSQLGDQREDTKLCAVVMLNNVKKVITKKGDPMAILQIEDLTSQSEAVVFPKTYERIDFLLQVDTRLIIWGKIDRRDDQTQLIVEDAEPVETVQMVMVELNPQQAGDIEELHRLKTVLQEHSGDKEKSKMPVIGIVQAENSRKLVRLGWQFCVQDSRITVQALQNARFTAHLKSLISS
- the ubiE gene encoding bifunctional demethylmenaquinone methyltransferase/2-methoxy-6-polyprenyl-1,4-benzoquinol methylase UbiE encodes the protein MSTEIRAIFDRIAPVYDQLNNWLSLGQHRIWKEMTVKWSAAKPGDTSLDLCCGSGDLALRLARRVGTTGQVYGVDFSPNLLATAKQRCQSYYPQPIISWVEADVLDLPFENNQFDAATMGYGLRNVVDIPRSLQELHRVLKPSAKAAILDFHRPSNPQLRAFQQWYLDNIVVPMAKQMDLKDEYAYISPSLDRFPTGKEQVELARQVGFAAVTHYPIANGMMGVLVVKKMSDE
- a CDS encoding DUF445 domain-containing protein; its protein translation is MDWSHLWLYVSPPILGGVIGYFTNDIAIKMLFRPYRAIYIGGRRVPFTPGLIPRNQERLAQNISNTIMRSLLTPEELQNLARRLLQTERVQAAILWLLQMAIKQIKTDQDEKSAKIVAGILRDLLGESLPRLLKVLARREDFLEAQINQVFDQILLELQLSEEQATRLADWLLQVVIPPDVLRQTIIDFLTDRTIGIVDESFREKTSGTYWVVANLFGLRNTLTRLRTFCLDEKEATNQRLQELIQDLQMRDRLKKILQNLSLQNLPIGTVRQLRKTTRETVRHYVQTSGGDLLQGLTDSVNWENIASLLLNRLSNSPVMSSSLEVVSQELAFILERYLEKDLEAIVAQVIPILSIDQVIVDRVKSTSPADLEAAIEGIVKNELQAIVTLGGVLGVVVGLFQTVFLFLNQL